One genomic window of Biomphalaria glabrata chromosome 9, xgBioGlab47.1, whole genome shotgun sequence includes the following:
- the LOC106067008 gene encoding uncharacterized protein LOC106067008, with protein sequence MVLPEYTLEDLYGGYETQSSEGGEADLHKHLTGCKKNPGHVKFIPVETFNLEHLPEGYHDHDLYDLIKAVADLTVRVDVRLTSEDRPEFWPDKNYAYPFYSIRGKDILRTGSGRVSHITEYKSCPCQKCLQSDEPNKVWWEVIVQTATHVVYDKAEASHTKFRLFYDRQDSPVITLGNVSVCDSYLKRDQCYLACVTCDADLGSKVYDIKTRLDVLWRKVHNKYKQTRDIHKLTFIVSHPHGCPKHISIGQWVEKYHVTNFVCKFSYTTSTCPGSSGAYVNIVGYDTCPYQPVHSGTLANNINYSGSGIII encoded by the exons ATGGTCTTGCCAGAGTACACATTAGAGGACCTTtatg gtGGTTATGAAACTCAGTCCTCTGAAGGTGGAGAAGCTGATTTACACAAGCACCTCACAGGTTGTAAAAAGAATCCAGGTCATGTAAAGTTTATACCTGTGGAAACATTCAATTTGGAACATTTACCTGAAGGATACCATGACCATGATCTCTATGATCTGATCAAAGCTGTAGCTGACCTGACTGTCAGAGTGGATGTTCGATTGACCAGTGAGGATCGACCTGAGTTCTGGCCAGATAAAAACTATGCCTATCCTTTTTACAGCATTAGAGGAAAGGATATTTTGCGCACAGGAAGTGGAAGGGTGAGTCATATCACAGAATACAAATCTTGTCCTTGTCAAAAATGTCTTCAGTCTGATGAACCTAACAAAGTCTGGTGGGAAGTTATAGTACAGACTGCTACACATGTGGTTTACGACAAGGCTGAAGCTAGTCACACAAAATTTAGATTGTTTTATGATAGACAAGACAGTCCAGTGATCACTCTAGGAAACGTCAGCGTTTGTGACTCCTACTTGAAAAGAGACCAGTGCTATCTAGCTTGTGTTACCTGCGATGCTGATCTAGGCAGCAAGGTCTACGATATTAAAACGCGTCTTGATGTCTTGTGGCGTAAAGtacacaacaaatataaacagACCAGAGACATCCATAAACTGACATTCATAGTGTCCCATCCACACGGATGCCCAAAACATATTAGTATAGGTCAATGGGTGGAGAAGTACCATGTGACCAACTTTGTCTGCAAGTTTTCCTATACGACCAGCACATGTCCAGGGAGTAGTGGTGCTTATGTCAACATAGTTGGATATGACACTTGCCCATATCAACCTGTGCATTCTGGGACATTAGcaaataatataaattacaGTGGGTCCGGTATTATCATCTAA